Proteins found in one Deltaproteobacteria bacterium genomic segment:
- a CDS encoding glycosyltransferase family 2 protein translates to MHLSIVIPVHDEVDNLVPLHAELRAVLDQLGQQSEVIYVDDGSRDGSFEVLRRLHDDDPRVTVVQLSRNFGQTAAMAAGIAHAQGEVVVLMDGDGQNDPTEIPRLLAKMNEGYDLVAGWRANRQDPLWSRRVPSVAANWFIGAITGVRLHDYGCTLKALRGDLARGLRLYGEMHRFIPALAADLGARIVEVPVNHRPRLRGQSKYGLSRVVRVLLDLVTVKFMSSYSTRPIHIFGVFGLLATAVGLLIVGWLGFERLFFDVRLAGRPLVWLGILLTIMGIQFVTMGLLGELLVRTYHESQGKPVYRVASVIEAGGRTADNAHNSLPRVDFP, encoded by the coding sequence ATGCATCTCTCCATCGTCATCCCCGTTCACGACGAGGTCGATAACCTCGTGCCCTTGCATGCCGAGTTGCGCGCGGTGCTCGACCAGCTCGGGCAGCAGAGTGAAGTGATCTACGTCGACGACGGCAGCCGCGACGGCAGCTTCGAGGTGTTGCGACGGCTGCACGACGACGATCCGCGCGTGACAGTCGTGCAGCTCAGTCGCAACTTCGGCCAGACCGCCGCAATGGCCGCCGGCATTGCGCATGCGCAGGGTGAGGTGGTCGTGCTGATGGACGGCGACGGTCAGAACGATCCGACCGAGATCCCGCGGCTGCTCGCGAAGATGAATGAAGGCTACGACCTGGTCGCCGGATGGCGGGCCAATCGGCAGGATCCGTTGTGGAGCCGGCGGGTGCCGTCGGTGGCGGCGAACTGGTTTATCGGCGCCATCACCGGCGTGCGCTTGCACGACTACGGCTGCACGCTGAAGGCGCTGCGCGGCGACCTGGCGCGCGGACTGCGGCTGTACGGTGAGATGCACCGGTTCATTCCGGCACTGGCGGCCGATCTTGGCGCGCGCATCGTCGAGGTCCCCGTGAATCATCGCCCACGGCTGCGCGGACAGTCGAAGTACGGCCTCTCGCGCGTCGTGCGCGTGTTGCTCGATCTGGTGACGGTGAAGTTCATGTCGAGCTACTCGACGCGCCCGATTCATATCTTTGGCGTCTTCGGCCTGCTCGCCACCGCCGTGGGCCTACTCATCGTCGGGTGGCTCGGGTTTGAACGGCTGTTCTTCGATGTCCGCCTCGCCGGCCGTCCGCTGGTGTGGCTCGGCATCTTGCTCACCATCATGGGCATCCAGTTCGTGACCATGGGCCTGCTCGGCGAGCTGCTCGTGCGCACCTACCACGAGTCGCAAGGGAAGCCGGTGTATAGGGTAGCAAGCGTGATTGAAGCGGGTGGGCGCACCGCCGACAACGCGCACAACTCCCTACCTCGCGTTGACTTCCCCTAG
- a CDS encoding UDP-glucose/GDP-mannose dehydrogenase family protein: MKLCVIGTGYVGLVAGTCFAEGGNDVICVDIDEAKIAQLRQGMVPIYEPGLEELIKRNVAEKRLTFSTDLAAAIRQSLICFIAVGTPSGSDGSADLHAVMRVAAEIAEAMDGYRVIVDKSTVPVGTAERVRQVIASRTRHEFDVVSNPEFLKEGAAIEDFMKPDRVVIGSGSEKAIELMKELYGPFVRNENPILVMGTASAEMTKYAANAMLAARISFMNEIANLCERVGADVSDVRRGIGSDRRIGHHFLFPGVGYGGSCFPKDVKAVIRTAIDQGLDFAMLRAVEAVNERQKQTVVDKVQRHFGEYLRGMKFAVWGLAFKPRTDDMREAPAVTAIDSLLKAGAEVHAHDPEALGEARKIFGDRIQYHRVNYDALAGASALLIMTEWNEFRRPDFDRMRQLLKHPVIFDGRNLYEPVEMKQRGFTYYSVGRPPVTS, encoded by the coding sequence GTGAAACTCTGCGTCATCGGGACTGGCTACGTCGGGCTGGTGGCGGGTACCTGCTTCGCCGAGGGCGGCAACGATGTGATCTGTGTCGACATCGACGAAGCCAAGATCGCTCAGCTCCGCCAAGGGATGGTGCCGATCTACGAGCCCGGGCTGGAAGAGCTGATCAAGCGCAACGTCGCCGAGAAGCGGCTGACCTTTAGCACTGACCTCGCCGCGGCGATCCGCCAATCGCTCATCTGCTTCATCGCCGTCGGCACGCCCTCTGGTTCGGACGGCAGCGCGGATTTGCACGCGGTCATGCGCGTCGCCGCCGAGATCGCCGAAGCGATGGATGGCTATCGCGTCATCGTCGACAAGAGCACGGTGCCCGTCGGCACCGCCGAACGGGTGCGGCAAGTGATCGCGTCGCGCACCCGGCACGAGTTCGATGTCGTCTCCAATCCCGAGTTCCTCAAAGAAGGGGCGGCGATCGAAGACTTCATGAAGCCCGACCGCGTTGTGATCGGCAGCGGCAGCGAGAAGGCGATCGAGTTGATGAAGGAACTCTACGGCCCGTTCGTCCGTAACGAGAACCCGATTCTCGTCATGGGTACCGCGAGCGCCGAGATGACCAAGTACGCAGCCAACGCGATGCTGGCGGCGCGCATTTCGTTCATGAACGAGATCGCAAATCTGTGCGAGCGAGTCGGTGCGGATGTCAGCGACGTGCGTCGCGGCATCGGCTCCGATCGCCGCATCGGGCATCATTTTCTTTTTCCCGGTGTCGGCTACGGCGGCTCGTGCTTTCCCAAGGATGTCAAAGCCGTGATTCGCACCGCCATCGATCAGGGGCTCGACTTCGCGATGCTGCGCGCCGTCGAGGCGGTCAACGAACGCCAGAAGCAGACCGTGGTCGACAAGGTGCAGCGGCACTTCGGCGAGTATCTGCGCGGGATGAAGTTCGCGGTCTGGGGCCTCGCGTTCAAGCCGCGCACCGACGACATGCGCGAAGCGCCGGCGGTCACCGCGATCGACTCGTTGCTCAAGGCCGGCGCTGAGGTCCACGCGCACGATCCCGAAGCGCTCGGCGAGGCGCGCAAGATTTTCGGCGATCGCATTCAATACCATCGCGTCAACTATGACGCCCTCGCCGGCGCGTCGGCGCTCTTGATCATGACCGAGTGGAACGAGTTCCGCCGCCCCGATTTCGATCGCATGCGTCAGCTTCTCAAGCACCCGGTGATCTTCGACGGCCGCAACCTTTACGAGCCGGTGGAAATGAAGCAGCGCGGTTTCACCTACTACTCCGTGGGGCGGCCTCCGGTCACGTCATGA
- a CDS encoding NAD-dependent epimerase/dehydratase family protein: protein MKIVVTGGAGFIASHITDAYVAAGHDVVVVDDLSSGKRANLNPKARFVQLDIQDGAAVGELFAREKPEVLNHHAAQMDVRRSVADPVFDARVNIVGLLNLMEQGRRNGLKRVIFASTGGAIYGEQEAFPAPETHPLAPISPYGVAKLSSERYLFFYFTAYGIPYLACRYGNVYGPRQNPHGEAGVIAIFIEKFLRGEHPIINGDGKQTRDYVFVGDLARASVAALKSDYCGALNFGNGRETDVNTLYERLAPLCGSSAPAQHGPAKPGEQLRSVIDASAAGRVLRWRPEVSLDEGLRQTVEWFRARKQ, encoded by the coding sequence ATGAAGATCGTGGTCACAGGCGGCGCCGGCTTCATCGCTTCGCATATCACCGATGCCTACGTCGCGGCGGGTCACGATGTCGTGGTGGTCGACGACCTATCGTCGGGTAAGCGGGCGAACCTCAACCCCAAGGCTCGCTTCGTTCAACTCGACATCCAGGATGGCGCCGCAGTTGGGGAACTCTTCGCGCGCGAGAAGCCCGAGGTGCTCAATCACCACGCGGCGCAGATGGACGTGCGCCGTTCGGTTGCCGATCCGGTGTTCGACGCGCGCGTCAATATCGTCGGCTTGCTCAACTTGATGGAGCAGGGGCGGCGCAATGGTTTGAAGCGAGTGATCTTCGCCTCGACGGGCGGCGCGATCTACGGCGAGCAGGAAGCCTTTCCCGCGCCCGAGACCCATCCGCTCGCACCGATCAGCCCGTACGGCGTCGCCAAGCTCTCGAGTGAGCGTTATCTGTTTTTCTATTTCACCGCCTACGGCATCCCGTACCTCGCCTGTCGCTACGGCAACGTGTACGGCCCGCGCCAGAACCCGCACGGTGAGGCCGGCGTGATCGCCATCTTCATCGAGAAGTTCCTTCGCGGCGAGCACCCGATCATCAACGGCGATGGCAAGCAGACGCGCGACTATGTCTTCGTCGGTGATCTCGCACGGGCCAGCGTCGCCGCGTTGAAGTCAGACTATTGCGGCGCGTTGAACTTCGGCAACGGGCGCGAGACCGACGTGAACACGCTGTACGAACGCTTGGCGCCGTTGTGTGGTTCCAGTGCGCCGGCGCAGCACGGCCCGGCCAAGCCCGGCGAGCAGCTCCGCAGTGTGATCGACGCGTCGGCCGCTGGCCGCGTGCTCCGCTGGCGTCCGGAAGTGTCGCTCGACGAAGGACTGCGCCAGACGGTGGAGTGGTTTCGCGCGCGGAAACAGTGA
- the lepA gene encoding elongation factor 4, with protein sequence MELQFIRNFSIVAHIDHGKSTLADRLLEFTGAITERERQAQILDSMDLERERGITIKASAVRLYYHAQDGNDYVLNLIDTPGHVDFAYEVSRSLAACEGALLVVDAAQGVEAQTVANAYLAIDANLTVVPVLNKIDLPSAEPERVIAEIEEIIGLDAHEAVRTSAKAGIGTEAVLEAIVQRIPAPLGDPTAPLKALIFDSWFDPYHGAVVLVRVLDGRVTAGMRIVMMTTGAQFDVTRVGVFAPRATVIDALESGEVGFIMAGIKDIRHTNIGDTVTEADRPTALPLPGFKSVKPMVFSGLYPADTTQYGPLREAMEKLRLNDSSFTYEPEVSVALGFGFRCGFLGLLHMDVIRERLEREFNLTLITTAPTVAYRVTTITGEVLMVDSPVKLPDAQSIATFEEPFIVATVHVPETYLGGVLKLCEEKRGKQRELKFFGRGRAAVIYELPLNEVVLDFYDRLKSVSKGYASLDYEFLDLRPGDLIKLDVRINGEAVDALSLIIHRERAYPRGRELAEKMKELIPQQMFEVIIQAAIGSKIIARETVRALRKNVTAKCYGGDITRKRKLLEKQKEGKKRMKQVGRVEIPPEAFLAVLKVEA encoded by the coding sequence ATGGAGCTGCAGTTCATTCGCAATTTCTCGATCGTCGCCCACATCGACCACGGCAAGTCGACGCTGGCCGATCGGCTGCTCGAGTTCACCGGCGCGATCACCGAACGCGAGCGCCAGGCGCAGATTCTCGACAGCATGGATCTCGAGCGCGAGCGGGGCATCACCATCAAGGCCAGCGCGGTGCGCTTGTACTACCACGCGCAAGACGGCAACGACTATGTCCTGAACCTGATCGATACGCCGGGGCACGTCGACTTCGCGTATGAGGTGTCGCGCAGCTTGGCGGCATGCGAGGGAGCGCTGCTGGTAGTGGACGCGGCGCAAGGCGTCGAGGCGCAGACGGTGGCCAACGCGTACCTCGCCATCGATGCCAATCTCACCGTCGTGCCGGTGCTCAACAAGATCGATCTGCCGAGCGCTGAGCCGGAGCGAGTCATCGCTGAGATTGAAGAGATCATCGGCCTCGATGCACACGAAGCCGTGCGCACCAGTGCGAAGGCCGGCATCGGGACGGAGGCGGTGCTCGAAGCGATCGTGCAGCGTATTCCGGCCCCGCTCGGCGATCCGACCGCGCCGCTGAAGGCGTTGATTTTCGATAGCTGGTTCGATCCCTATCACGGTGCCGTCGTGCTGGTGCGCGTGCTGGACGGCCGCGTCACCGCCGGCATGCGCATCGTGATGATGACCACCGGTGCGCAATTCGATGTCACCCGAGTCGGCGTGTTCGCGCCTCGCGCCACGGTCATCGACGCGTTGGAGTCGGGCGAAGTCGGATTCATCATGGCCGGCATCAAAGACATCCGGCACACCAACATCGGCGATACGGTCACCGAAGCCGATCGTCCGACGGCGCTGCCGCTGCCGGGGTTCAAGAGCGTGAAGCCGATGGTGTTCAGCGGACTCTATCCGGCCGACACGACGCAGTACGGCCCGCTGCGCGAGGCGATGGAGAAGCTGCGCCTGAACGATTCGTCATTCACCTACGAACCCGAAGTGTCGGTGGCGCTCGGCTTCGGTTTCCGCTGCGGCTTTCTCGGGCTGTTGCACATGGACGTGATCCGCGAGCGGCTCGAGCGCGAATTCAACCTCACGTTGATCACCACCGCGCCCACCGTGGCGTATCGCGTTACGACGATCACCGGCGAGGTCTTGATGGTCGATAGCCCGGTGAAGTTACCCGACGCGCAGAGCATCGCGACCTTCGAGGAACCGTTCATCGTGGCCACGGTTCACGTTCCCGAGACCTATCTGGGCGGCGTGCTCAAGCTCTGCGAAGAAAAACGCGGCAAGCAGCGCGAGTTGAAATTCTTCGGCCGCGGCCGTGCCGCGGTGATTTACGAATTGCCGCTCAACGAGGTGGTGCTCGACTTCTACGATCGCTTGAAGTCGGTGAGCAAGGGATACGCCTCGCTCGACTATGAGTTCCTCGATCTCCGACCCGGGGATCTGATCAAGCTCGACGTGCGCATCAATGGCGAGGCGGTCGACGCCCTCTCCCTCATCATCCACCGCGAGCGCGCGTATCCGCGTGGGCGTGAGCTGGCCGAGAAGATGAAGGAACTCATCCCGCAGCAAATGTTCGAAGTGATCATCCAGGCCGCCATCGGCAGCAAGATCATCGCGCGCGAAACCGTGCGCGCGCTGCGCAAGAACGTGACCGCCAAGTGCTACGGCGGCGACATCACGCGTAAGCGCAAGCTGCTCGAGAAGCAGAAGGAAGGCAAGAAGCGCATGAAGCAAGTCGGCCGGGTCGAGATTCCGCCGGAAGCGTTCCTGGCTGTTCTCAAGGTGGAAGCGTAG
- the mtnP gene encoding S-methyl-5'-thioadenosine phosphorylase, which translates to MTTVGVVGGSGLYELPGLANVESRRLTTPFGEPSDEFVCGTLAGVRLVFLPRHGRGHRILPSELNFRANIHGMKQLGVEWLISVGAVGSLRGEIAPGHVVVPDQFIDRTVKRPSTFFGDGIVAHVMFADPCCAVLMRTVSDAARTAGATVHAGGTYLCMEGPQFSTRAESELYRNWGASVIGMTNLQEAKLAREAEMCFASLALVTDFDCWNPHHDDVAIADILRVLNANVELARRVVGETVSHLPTTRSCPCASALQHAIITDRARIPQKVKDDLKVIIGKYV; encoded by the coding sequence GTGACGACCGTCGGGGTAGTTGGCGGCAGCGGGTTGTACGAGCTGCCGGGTTTGGCGAACGTCGAATCGCGTCGGCTGACCACGCCCTTCGGCGAACCGTCAGATGAGTTCGTGTGCGGCACGCTAGCCGGCGTGCGCCTGGTGTTCCTCCCGCGGCATGGGCGCGGGCATCGCATTTTGCCGAGCGAGTTGAATTTCCGCGCCAACATTCACGGCATGAAGCAGCTCGGCGTCGAGTGGCTGATATCCGTCGGCGCGGTGGGCAGCTTGCGCGGCGAGATTGCGCCAGGGCATGTGGTCGTGCCGGATCAGTTCATCGATCGTACGGTGAAGCGGCCGAGCACGTTTTTCGGCGACGGCATCGTCGCCCACGTCATGTTCGCCGATCCGTGCTGTGCGGTGCTCATGCGCACCGTCAGCGATGCGGCTCGTACGGCCGGCGCAACCGTACACGCCGGCGGCACTTATCTGTGCATGGAAGGGCCGCAGTTCTCCACCCGTGCCGAGTCGGAGCTGTATCGCAACTGGGGCGCGAGTGTGATCGGCATGACCAATCTGCAGGAAGCCAAACTCGCGCGCGAAGCCGAGATGTGTTTTGCGAGCTTGGCGCTGGTGACCGATTTCGATTGCTGGAACCCGCACCACGACGATGTCGCGATCGCCGACATCCTGCGCGTGCTGAACGCCAACGTTGAGTTGGCGCGCCGCGTGGTCGGCGAGACGGTGTCGCATCTCCCGACGACACGGTCTTGCCCCTGTGCGAGCGCGCTGCAACACGCCATCATCACCGACCGCGCCCGCATCCCACAGAAGGTGAAAGACGATCTCAAGGTGATCATTGGGAAATACGTTTAG
- a CDS encoding SDR family oxidoreductase, whose translation MSAQRILLTGGAGFIGSHLADRLLAEGHTVIAIDNLSTGHPRNIGHLMGHERFSFIKHNVVDFMYVEGPVDAILHLASLPSPVDYLQKPIPTLKVGALGTHKALGLARAKNAKFLLASTSEVYGDPQVHPQPETYWGNVNPIGPRGVYDESKRFAESMTMAYHRYHGIDTRICRIFNTYGPRMRPDDGRVVTNFIAQALRGQPLTVYDDGSRTRSFCYVSDLVDGFVRLLGSNETDPVNLGNPSEMTVLQFAKIVQKLTGTRSEIVFVKPQDERTQDDPHIRQPDISKAQRVLQWEPKISVEEGLARTVEYFRQLFAQERA comes from the coding sequence ATGAGCGCGCAACGCATCCTTCTAACCGGTGGCGCCGGCTTCATCGGCTCCCATCTCGCCGATCGATTGTTGGCCGAGGGCCACACCGTCATCGCCATCGACAACCTCTCCACCGGCCATCCGCGCAACATCGGCCACTTGATGGGTCACGAACGCTTCAGCTTCATCAAGCACAACGTCGTCGACTTCATGTACGTCGAAGGCCCGGTCGATGCGATTCTCCACCTCGCGTCACTGCCGAGTCCGGTCGACTACCTGCAGAAGCCGATCCCGACGCTGAAGGTCGGTGCGCTTGGAACCCACAAGGCGTTGGGACTCGCGCGGGCGAAGAACGCGAAGTTCTTACTCGCGTCGACTTCGGAAGTGTACGGCGACCCGCAGGTGCATCCGCAACCGGAGACGTACTGGGGCAACGTGAATCCGATCGGCCCGCGCGGCGTCTACGATGAATCGAAACGCTTCGCCGAGTCGATGACGATGGCGTACCATCGCTATCACGGCATTGACACACGCATCTGCCGCATCTTCAACACCTACGGTCCGCGCATGCGGCCCGACGACGGCCGGGTGGTGACCAACTTCATCGCGCAAGCGCTGCGCGGCCAGCCGCTGACGGTCTACGACGACGGCTCGCGCACGCGCAGCTTCTGCTACGTCAGCGATCTGGTCGACGGTTTCGTGCGTTTGCTCGGCAGCAACGAGACCGATCCAGTGAATCTCGGCAACCCGAGCGAGATGACGGTGCTGCAGTTCGCCAAGATCGTGCAGAAACTTACCGGTACCAGGTCCGAGATCGTGTTCGTCAAGCCGCAGGACGAACGGACGCAGGATGATCCGCACATCCGCCAACCCGACATCAGCAAGGCGCAGCGCGTGCTCCAGTGGGAGCCGAAGATCAGCGTCGAGGAAGGACTCGCGCGCACCGTCGAGTACTTCCGGCAACTCTTCGCTCAGGAGCGCGCATGA
- a CDS encoding sugar kinase, whose protein sequence is MSIVVVGSVFFDTVETPHGKVEDVMGGAATYFAVAASFFAPVKMVATAGEDFPQAEIEFLTGRGIDLSGLKLQPGKTGRWTGRYHEDMNVRDTLDLQLNVFADFEPVLPASYRDAPYVFLANIDPKLQSTVLDQLSAPGLIGCDTMNHWITSSRPDVERLLGRVDILTINDEEARLLSGERNIVKAARRILAMGPKSVLIKRGEYGVIRFAPDSVFAIPAFPLEEVFDPTGAGDTFAGGFMGEIARSGDTSEGGLRRAIVYGSVLASYCVEDFSLNRLRTLTRDDIERRYRQFISLTDIG, encoded by the coding sequence ATGAGCATCGTTGTTGTTGGGTCCGTATTTTTCGATACCGTCGAGACGCCACATGGCAAGGTCGAGGACGTCATGGGCGGCGCAGCGACCTACTTCGCGGTGGCGGCGAGTTTCTTCGCGCCGGTGAAGATGGTGGCGACGGCGGGCGAGGATTTTCCGCAGGCGGAGATCGAATTCCTCACCGGTCGCGGTATCGATCTGAGCGGCCTGAAGTTGCAGCCGGGAAAGACCGGCCGCTGGACGGGCCGTTATCATGAGGACATGAACGTTCGCGATACGCTCGACTTGCAGCTCAACGTGTTCGCCGACTTCGAACCGGTGTTGCCGGCGAGTTATCGCGATGCGCCGTACGTCTTCCTCGCCAATATCGATCCGAAGTTGCAAAGCACGGTCCTCGATCAACTCTCGGCACCCGGCTTGATCGGCTGCGACACGATGAATCACTGGATCACGTCGTCACGCCCCGACGTGGAGCGCCTGCTCGGTCGCGTCGACATCCTCACCATCAACGATGAGGAAGCGCGCCTGCTCAGCGGCGAGCGCAACATCGTGAAAGCGGCGCGCCGGATTCTCGCGATGGGACCGAAGAGCGTGCTGATCAAGCGCGGCGAGTACGGTGTGATCCGCTTCGCACCCGATTCGGTTTTTGCCATTCCGGCGTTCCCGCTCGAAGAGGTCTTCGATCCGACCGGTGCCGGCGATACCTTTGCCGGCGGCTTCATGGGCGAGATCGCGCGCTCGGGCGACACGTCGGAAGGTGGCTTGCGACGCGCGATCGTTTACGGCAGCGTGCTGGCGTCGTACTGCGTCGAAGACTTCAGCCTCAATCGTCTGCGCACGCTCACGCGCGACGACATCGAGCGGCGCTATCGGCAGTTCATCAGCCTGACGGACATCGGATGA
- the lepB gene encoding signal peptidase I, protein MSARTPRTGSIVAKTAAGTSARPATKSTAREYIEAIVVAVLVALFIRTFFVQAFKIPSSSMVPTLQIGDHLLVNKLAYGIRIPFLEKNLVRFGTPKPGDIIVFIYPQDVTKDFIKRVIAVAGEVIEVRDKHVFVNGVPRDNEHAYFADGRNQVGGPAPRDNFGPVTVPPDHVFVMGDNRDRSLDGRFWGFVSLDAIHGKAFLIYFSIDWDVWRVRWERLGDLVY, encoded by the coding sequence ATGTCTGCACGCACGCCACGAACGGGTTCGATTGTCGCCAAAACCGCGGCCGGCACGAGCGCGCGCCCGGCGACCAAGTCGACGGCGCGTGAGTATATCGAAGCCATCGTCGTGGCGGTGCTGGTGGCGCTGTTCATTCGCACCTTCTTCGTCCAAGCGTTTAAGATTCCTTCCAGCTCGATGGTGCCGACGCTCCAGATCGGTGATCATCTCCTCGTCAACAAGCTTGCCTACGGTATTCGCATCCCGTTTCTCGAAAAGAACCTGGTTCGATTCGGCACGCCGAAGCCGGGCGACATCATCGTATTCATTTATCCCCAGGACGTGACCAAGGACTTCATCAAGCGCGTGATCGCGGTGGCGGGCGAGGTAATCGAGGTGCGCGATAAGCACGTGTTCGTCAATGGCGTGCCCCGTGACAACGAGCACGCGTACTTTGCCGATGGCCGCAATCAAGTCGGCGGCCCCGCGCCGCGCGACAACTTCGGGCCGGTCACGGTGCCGCCCGACCATGTGTTCGTCATGGGCGACAATCGCGATCGCAGTCTCGATGGTCGCTTCTGGGGCTTTGTGAGCTTGGACGCGATCCATGGCAAAGCCTTCCTGATCTATTTCTCCATCGATTGGGATGTGTGGCGGGTGCGCTGGGAGCGGCTGGGCGATTTAGTGTATTAG